gaaaaaaagacatactAAAGCAAACATGCTTCAATTCCAaatctgggtatttatccaaagaaaataagaacactaattcaaaaagatatatgcacccttatgttcattgcagcaatgtttacagtagccaagatatggaagcaacctacgTGTCCATCgaaaggtgaatggataaagaagatgtggtacatatgcaatggaatattatacagcaattaaaaatgaaatattgccatttgtgacaacatagatggatctagagggtattatgctaaatgaaataagtcaggcagagacagacaaataccatatggtttcacttataactggaatctgaaaacaaaataaataaacaaacaaaacagactcatagaaacggAGACCAAAAggatggttaccagaagggaggggggcaggatgggtgaaaaggggaaggggaacGTGGTCAATAACATTGTGATAATTTTACATGCTGATGGATGATTGCTGGATTCGTGATCACACTGTAAGATATGGAAATGTCagatcactatgttgtatacttgaaactaatataaccaagATAAGATTGTACACCAACtacacttaaattaaaaaaattttaagtacatgCTTAAATAATTTGGCTGAACCTAaacttttagttttttaaatattatttacattattGCTTTAATTATTAGATTCAAAATGGCCTGAAAATTGACACTATTATTCCATGTTTGGTTATTCCCTTCCTCAGCACATGAAAGAGTTTGCTCTGTTAGGTCTTGAGATGTGCCACGGTAATTATACGTTTGCATACCTGGAGGCAAGACTGTCTCACATGACTAGATATTGTCCACCAAGACCTTGTCTGTTCCAATTCTCAGTGTCCAGTTTCTTttccaggagagaagagagaaggaagctaAAGTTCTAATGTCGTTGCCTCTTTTTAACTTACTTTCTTTTGACTACAGCTATTGATTCTCTTACAGCACTATTAAAATTGTTGCCAGTCATATCTATATGTTGAAAAACAACAGACACCCTCCAAAATGTTATCTAGAATAGTTTTCATCATTTCCAAAGCCCATGTGAATCATAGTGCAAGTGATGACATTTATAGTTTGacacaaaatgaataaatgactggataaacagattaaaacataaaatcaCTAGGAAAGTCAAAGTGGAATGGTGAATATGGTGACAGAAATGACAAGAGTGTCATCTGAATGTTATCTTCTAGTGGTTagaaatgagattttattttagctAAGGCATGCAAAACCTTGCGTTTTGGATAACTATTTTAGATGCAAGCATTATTTGTGTTTTAAGTCATTGAATAATTCTTAAGAATTCTATTCTGGAAGAagatattttgtttataataCATTAGATGCATGTTATAGTACTTTGTGTTGTGTAATTTCATCCCAAAATCCCAAGAGTCTCCACCACAGACTCTATCCCTCTGATACTGGGGAGGTTGTAACAGTGTAGGATTAAAGAACAGGCTGTTTGCCAATGGTGTGCAACCACTGCTCTCAGAGATTCCACAGGTTTTCCTGTGACCCTGTACCCACTGGATCATGGAATATACATGTTGCCTGGGAAGGCATGGGAGACCCACATGGGAAGAATCTTGTTTGTCATATTTGAACACAGAAATCTGGTCTTTGGTCCTGTTACCTAAGGAGTGTCATCAAAGGTCTCCTAACAGGTGATTGACATGACTGTGTCTTACTTAttctgggaggagagaggagagattgagaAGGGGAGAAAGCAGAAGAAGTGAGACCATAGAAAATTATGCCAGAAATAATGAGAGCTCAAATAAGATCCATGATGGTaagagcagacagcagggagtCTAGGTAGATAATTCTCAAAGCACCAAAGGATACAGTGCTTGCCTTGAAGTCAGAGGGCAGATTTCACTCCCCAAGTATATGCTTATTTTCTCCCTGCTAAATGCACTTATTCTTATTATCAACCAATCAGAGAGAATCAGATTGTTGAGGATCATATTCCTTTTCAGACAGATTCTCTTGAATTTGTACCATTTTAACTTTCTTTAGGGCTTTATTGCCTTTCATCCTGAGTCCACTAGGTCTGTGATAATAGCTACTGGCTCAGCCATTTCACATGGAACACTTCAGAGACAGGCCCTCCTTCTTTCTCATGCCGTGCTATTGTTGAAAAAGACTAGTCCATATGGCCAGCCCTGTACTCCAATTGCTCTTCTCCCTTTTGCTTTCCTTTTGCACAAAGGCCACAGAAATCTGTTCTATGATTTCTCTGTTGTTTATATAATAGCTACTTCAGTCCTCTGTcgtgtttttattttcccttgggaggaaaaaaaatcctattcTCCCCATGATTCATGAGAAAAAATGAAGAGTGTAGTTCAATTAGCACTCATCAGAAGCAAACACTGCAGTGTTCCAAGTAAGTAGCAATAAATGAAGCTAGTGGAGAAATTAGTGAGGGCTAAGAAAGGGTGGGGAGGGCAACACCACAGCAATAAGTTAAACTATAGCATTaagaatcttttttttgtttatcaGACTGTGTCTTTGTTCTCAAGAGTCTACGGGATGATTGGTTTTATCTTCACATATTCTCAGCAGTATTCTGAGTGGAACCCTTACGGGGTCATGGGCAGCAAAACATAAAACTGAATCATAAAAAGGAACATTCGATTTCCAGACATCTCAGTCTATGACTAAAGTAGTGGTCTGCTCGTAAGGAAAGTGTAGGGAAATCTATTCTctaaaataaacattcaaaattATTCTGTGATCAGCTACTGACCAGTCAAGACATCCTAAAAAATCTGATGGGGCTGGGAAGCTGGAAACTGCTTAAATCAGGGTTTGgtggttgcaagcaacagaaattgACACTGGTTACAGTAAGtgatatctatagatatagatgatatagatagatgatatagatatagatatagatatagatatagatatagatatagagatagagatagagatagatatagatatagatatagatatagatatagatatgacacagacatggacatggacatggacaaggGCTATGGAATAACTCAcagaaatgaaagtaaagcagTAGAGAGTGGTCAAAATTTCAGAAAAGCAAATATTCAGGGATGCTCTGGAGATCTAGGTAAGAGGAACCAAGGAACAGTCTGTTCAGGGCACTGCCATCAGGATTCATCAGTTCAACCATAACTCTCTCTGATTATTCCATGTGATATCCACATCCTAGGAAGCGAGCTTCTCACTAATGTAGCTTGGATTGCCCACCTATTTCTTGTTCAGGAAAGACAGCAGTTCAGGAAATTTCTTGATTGGCAGTTCCTCCAAACCTGAAAGCAACAGAGGAAGTGTAGTTGAtcctccaaaggaaagaaaggatgcTGGGCAGGCAGGAGCATCAGGTGTCCTCTAGGGGTCCCATGCTAGACACTATTCCATCCACTCATCTAAAACCCTCCCACCCTCATGGTCTACCTTCAGCCCATTTTCTCCAAGAAGTCTCCTCTGGGTGCTCCAACCCCTACTGACCTCGTTCTCTTCTGAATACATACAATACCAGCAGTCATTCACATAATTATGCATTCACAAACTTTTTTGAACcttcactatgtgccaggtactctgTAAGATTCCCATTCTTCTCCCAATAATCCTGCTTCTCCTCTCCATGGTGGTCGAGTAGGCCTGACCATGCCTTTGGCTATGTTACTGTCCTCTTACCTGCTCTCAGAACACCTCATACTCTCTCTGCAGAACTTACTATACTTGCATTGAATCAATAAATTACTTGATTAGTATTTAAGTTTCTACTTCCCACCTTGAAGACGTGGTGGAATAAATAGCCCATCAcattaatagaagaaaataaagtcttAGATGTAGCAGCCCCAGAGTTACCAGATCAGATCATCCAAACATTTACTGGACTGGTTCTTaggtttttttgggttttttctGCATCCAAGTCTATTCAGATTCCATGAGGTgaagtcattttcttctttatcccTTGTTAATTAACTCCTTGGGTCAAcaagtactatatatatatttaaataattctaaGTGTAAGTGTTTTTTTACCTCAATAAAGATACTAAATTTTTAAGTAAGGAAATAAATGTGAAAGTACCTAGCACTATTTGAGGCACATATGGGTCCTCAATAAATGCTTAGTAATCAGGAATCTGCTGAAATTTCTTTCTGAGGATCTCTCAGCTTTTTACATCAGGCACCAAGATAAACTTTCTCCTTACCCTATTATAGTATAAATACAACCAGAAAACAGAGCTTTTTTGAAGCCCTATTCCCTTGCGTAAGGATTTCTGACACGTCAAAATACCATTAAGTAGTTTGAAAGTCAAAACACTTCTTATTCTTACCACAAACCCTGGAGAAATAAAACTACAAACGACTCATTAGAAAAGCTGAGAAAAAGCCATCTTGAGGGCTGTCCAAAATATTGTATCACTATTGGAAATTTTCTCTGGGACGTTTTCTCTCTAaatattgcaagaaaaaaaatagtggttTCACCCATGGCTGTGTCTAAGGCCATAGGCTCAGGTTTCACACAGAGACGCATTAACAAGCTCCCTTCttttgaaaagagaaaggaagaccaGACTGATGCTTCCTCATTTGCATTTGCCTCCCTGAGCTGTCTCTCAGCGTGAATGCCATAATTTTAAAACCAAGTCTGTTTTTTTTCCACATCCAAAATGTCTTTATTTGCACCCTGGAAATGCTGATGCCAATTGCCTTACAaatctgggaggtggggggatctTAATTAATTGTTGTTGACAAGACTGTGGCATTTCTGATAATGGTAGGCACAGAGCTTGTCAGCACCGAGTCTGTTGCCATGGTTACCTGTAAGGTATGACAACAAGTGTAGCGCCTGAAATCAGTGTCTCAGAACACAGAATGACTGCATATCGCTTAGCTAAATGACCCCACATGGAACCTTAGCTGATTATTAGAGAGGAACACTATCTATGTTCCTTCAGGTGACAGGGTTGTCTCTTCTAGATCCAACAGACTATGGTAAAATGATCCCCttgaaaactctttttttttaaaaggtctcaCACATTTATTACTGAACCAACCTACTATTGCAGGGGGGAAAAATCAACAGAGCAAAATCACAAGTCCAttaattttccaattaaaatgccCCAACTGTCCAGACCGTAGCatctttttaatcatttaaagGTGTAGGCAATCTGGATACAGCATAAATATGTGAGTCATCTCTCATGTGTGATTTCTCTTAGGCCCAGTTTGGTTCTTCTCTAATGTCTCCTCTTCGAATTGTACATgattttattaccagttttcatCTGAATCCATTGGGGAATGGGCtgattctgcttttgtttcttggcCAGGAACCTCTTGATCCTGAAAGTCTTGTGGGAAGACATGGTGAAGGAGAAGCGAACTCGCGCACCTCGATGGTGGAGAAAGAGTCCCTTGAAGACTCTTAAAAGcaatcttattttgttgtttgaaCAGTTTAGAAATGCTATGCCACCATGATAGACCAATTGAATGACTTTAGGCTATACAATGCCAGCTGTGGCCACTACCCTGAAATGGTTGGTTTCGTTCCAGCCACCATAGTCATGGTGGGAATCAATCtaagtgtatattttattatctcagtgtatattttactaacttaaatcaatggaacaaattGACGAATGTTTCTGAACTGTTTATACATGTAGATGTGTTCACAATTTAAAGATTCTTGGCAATGTTTACTGAGCCCCCTGCCCTTTGTCTCCTTCCATCAAAGGAGAAAGTTGAGAATCAGAAATAAATCTATTTAAGATTGGCCCCATTGGTTTTGGCCCCACACAGAGCCATTCTCAGCACCTGGGAGTTCCTTTAAGGTAAAT
This Eptesicus fuscus isolate TK198812 chromosome 11, DD_ASM_mEF_20220401, whole genome shotgun sequence DNA region includes the following protein-coding sequences:
- the LOC114232806 gene encoding 60S ribosomal protein L39-like; this encodes MSSHKTFRIKRFLAKKQKQNQPIPQWIQMKTGNKIMYNSKRRH